In one Rugosibacter aromaticivorans genomic region, the following are encoded:
- a CDS encoding Lar family restriction alleviation protein, whose protein sequence is MVILESCPFCGSQHVGSSEVDINGWMVECMDCHATGPIGRTETLSVTAWNRRHLQAPIHSQSVATAA, encoded by the coding sequence ATGGTCATTCTCGAATCGTGCCCATTTTGCGGAAGTCAGCATGTGGGATCCAGCGAAGTAGATATCAACGGATGGATGGTTGAGTGCATGGACTGTCATGCGACCGGGCCTATCGGTCGAACAGAGACTTTATCTGTTACTGCATGGAATAGGCGCCATCTACAGGCACCTATCCATTCGCAATCCGTTGCGACCGCCGCCTGA